In Calothrix sp. PCC 7507, one DNA window encodes the following:
- a CDS encoding cyanophycinase — MPQLEAKSLEMRTPQATKTAVLVIGGAEDKVHGRDILRTFFGRAGASKAYITIIPSASREPAIIGGRYIRIFEEMGANKVEILDIREREQCEASQIKASLEACTGVFLTGGDQLRLCGVLSDTPAMEIIRQRVRSGQLTLAGTSAGAAVMGHHMIAGGGSGETPNRSLVDMATGLGFIPEVIVDQHFHNRNRMGRLISAIAAHPDRIGIGIDEDTCAVFERDGWLQVMGKGSVTIVDPTEVTHTNEPHVGANEPLTIHNVRLHILSYGDRFHLYQRTVLPAVHRISS, encoded by the coding sequence ATGCCGCAATTAGAAGCTAAATCGCTGGAAATGAGGACACCCCAAGCAACTAAAACCGCCGTTCTGGTTATCGGAGGCGCAGAAGATAAAGTTCATGGACGCGATATCCTCAGAACTTTTTTTGGTCGTGCTGGTGCTAGTAAGGCCTATATTACAATTATTCCATCAGCCTCCCGCGAGCCAGCCATCATTGGTGGTCGGTACATCCGCATTTTTGAAGAAATGGGTGCTAACAAGGTTGAGATTTTAGATATTCGCGAACGGGAACAGTGCGAAGCCTCCCAGATTAAAGCATCCTTAGAAGCCTGTACTGGGGTATTTTTGACAGGAGGAGATCAATTGCGCCTCTGTGGTGTATTGTCAGATACACCAGCGATGGAAATTATTCGCCAGCGAGTCAGATCAGGGCAGCTTACTTTAGCCGGCACTAGTGCAGGAGCAGCAGTCATGGGGCATCATATGATTGCCGGCGGTGGTAGTGGTGAAACACCAAATCGCTCCCTAGTAGATATGGCAACAGGTTTGGGATTTATTCCCGAAGTGATTGTAGACCAACATTTTCACAACCGTAATCGCATGGGGCGATTAATTAGTGCGATCGCCGCCCATCCTGATCGGATCGGGATTGGTATTGATGAAGATACCTGTGCCGTATTTGAAAGGGATGGCTGGTTACAAGTTATGGGCAAAGGCAGCGTGACAATTGTTGATCCCACTGAAGTCACACACACAAACGAACCCCATGTAGGTGCAAATGAGCCTCTAACCATACATAATGTACGTTTGCACATCCTCAGCTACGGCGATCGCTTCCACCTGTATCAGCGAACCGTCCTACCCGCTGTACACCGCATCTCCAGCTGA